In one Bacillota bacterium genomic region, the following are encoded:
- a CDS encoding sugar ABC transporter permease — translation MELAGYKNSTLRRSKNIGRILRRPWLYILMIPGIIHIIIFEYIPIWGLALAFKDYNPVLGFFNSPWVGLKHFYRFFSVSSFYILFRNTLAFFALSLIFYFPIPIFLALMLNELKNIYFKRTIQTIVYLPHFLSWVVIMSITYVFFTPAGGVIPNLLASMGMGKVNILMNPKYFRAMIVGQQIWKEAGWGTIIFLAAITGISVELYESAIIDGATRWQQARYITIPSISRLIVIILILRLGNILSVGHTQLILMMTPPTRDVGEVFDTYIYRNGIQMGLFSYTTAVGLFKMVVGAVMVGLSHSLAKKVRGEGLF, via the coding sequence ATGGAGTTAGCCGGGTACAAAAATTCAACTTTAAGGCGGAGCAAAAACATAGGTCGCATTTTAAGACGGCCATGGCTGTATATACTTATGATACCGGGAATAATACATATAATTATTTTCGAATACATCCCTATATGGGGATTAGCATTAGCTTTTAAAGACTACAATCCTGTTTTGGGGTTTTTTAACAGCCCCTGGGTGGGATTAAAGCATTTTTACAGGTTCTTCAGTGTTTCTTCGTTTTATATATTGTTTAGAAATACACTGGCATTTTTTGCGCTCAGCTTAATATTTTATTTCCCGATACCCATATTCCTCGCATTAATGTTAAATGAACTGAAAAATATTTACTTCAAGAGGACAATTCAAACAATTGTTTATCTCCCCCATTTTTTGTCATGGGTCGTAATAATGAGTATAACCTATGTCTTTTTTACTCCTGCAGGGGGAGTAATACCGAACTTGCTCGCTTCCATGGGGATGGGAAAGGTAAACATACTGATGAACCCAAAATATTTCAGGGCTATGATAGTAGGCCAGCAAATATGGAAAGAAGCAGGATGGGGTACAATAATATTTTTGGCTGCAATTACCGGAATATCAGTTGAATTGTACGAATCAGCAATTATTGATGGCGCTACCAGATGGCAGCAGGCAAGATACATTACCATTCCTTCCATAAGTAGGCTAATCGTGATAATTTTAATCTTAAGACTTGGAAATATACTGAGTGTTGGACATACACAATTAATACTGATGATGACGCCGCCGACAAGAGACGTAGGAGAAGTGTTTGATACCTATATTTACCGTAATGGAATACAAATGGGATTATTCAGTTATACAACAGCGGTCGGTTTGTTTAAAATGGTGGTAGGGGCTGTAATGGTAGGTTTATCCCATTCATTGGCTAAAAAAGTAAGGGGAGAAGGGCTCTTTTAA
- a CDS encoding AraC family transcriptional regulator, protein MMLKSKYFLRIFIFSSIISIIPIILLSIFFYNKTSAAIQSKVNENNMQMLMQTHLRIENMLKVIDHNCIQLINSSTLKNLVDKNWDPKYYKEIDNLINEMSHLQASEVNIADVIVLNYAKNWAINTPGYYYLDESTAFEAYRKFLNTSENYMWTIKEENYESVLFGENETSMTTQVRKKYFINLIRKIRTAYRTTNGLLVAKIPLNEIINNLKSKVNTTHNFIILDQNNYVIWHNDERYVGEDFSLSDYVRKIDALGTKEGNFNIKVQDKSFDIIFIKSSYSGWLYFFITPFNYIVRESKIMGLFTAAVCFAVIVLLSIVSFIGSRRIYFPVKRLYELITEKPRNLKEVKEDTDEFKCINNRIRELMSSKKDLTYKLKLQFEQLKEYFLLKLVLGEMKIEEILGKVEYFDYCQNWTWMCVVTVDIDTLEGTSYTEKDKEIVLFTINNIVNEIMPGNKCLSPLVVNSLQVTIIGTEQDSKITFMNYVYSLAEALQKSIGNYLGVKVSIGISRPFGKFESVNTAYQESIEALKHKILLGQEMIIFYDDIRNNSKQVPEYPVQIESDLINALQAGDIQKANHYLKQFINEIFESNLNYLDYQVRIGKLLSELAFIIVKEGESIQAIYNKQTFLYGRLVESKTREELETWLRHEIIEPIARLIKEKRSAHGKKISDEITKIIHNEFDTDLTLDMCAKRLYYSPQYVSRVFYNETGMSFSEYLKQYRIEIAKKWLEQGNMKISDIAERLRYANSQNFIRCFKKHVGLTPGEYREKCKKALIGNTNKVVYTA, encoded by the coding sequence ATGATGTTAAAGTCAAAATATTTTTTAAGAATCTTCATATTTTCGAGTATAATAAGTATAATCCCCATTATTTTGCTTAGCATATTTTTTTACAATAAAACCTCAGCCGCAATTCAGTCAAAAGTAAATGAGAACAACATGCAAATGTTGATGCAAACTCATTTAAGAATCGAAAATATGTTGAAAGTAATTGATCATAATTGCATACAGTTGATAAACTCAAGCACCCTCAAGAATTTGGTTGACAAGAATTGGGATCCCAAATATTATAAAGAGATTGACAATTTAATCAATGAGATGAGCCATTTGCAGGCAAGCGAAGTAAACATTGCCGACGTGATTGTTTTGAATTATGCAAAAAATTGGGCAATAAACACTCCGGGATACTATTATTTGGATGAAAGTACCGCATTTGAAGCATATAGAAAGTTTCTGAACACTTCCGAGAATTACATGTGGACAATTAAGGAAGAGAATTATGAAAGCGTATTGTTCGGTGAAAATGAAACCAGTATGACAACTCAGGTTAGGAAGAAATATTTTATTAACCTTATACGTAAAATTAGAACAGCTTATAGGACTACAAATGGTTTATTGGTTGCCAAAATACCCCTAAATGAAATTATAAACAACCTAAAAAGCAAGGTAAATACAACTCATAATTTCATTATACTTGATCAAAATAATTATGTAATATGGCATAATGATGAAAGGTATGTAGGAGAAGATTTCAGTTTATCGGATTATGTTAGGAAGATTGATGCGCTAGGGACTAAAGAGGGCAATTTCAATATAAAAGTACAAGATAAAAGTTTTGATATTATTTTTATAAAATCAAGCTATAGCGGGTGGTTATATTTCTTTATAACGCCTTTTAATTATATTGTAAGAGAATCAAAGATTATGGGTCTGTTTACAGCAGCAGTATGTTTTGCAGTTATAGTTTTACTAAGTATAGTTTCGTTTATTGGTTCCAGAAGAATATATTTTCCTGTAAAACGATTATATGAATTAATTACGGAAAAACCGCGAAATTTAAAAGAAGTAAAAGAAGATACGGACGAATTTAAGTGCATTAATAATCGTATCCGGGAACTAATGAGCAGCAAAAAGGATTTGACATATAAACTAAAACTGCAGTTTGAACAATTGAAAGAGTATTTTTTGCTAAAACTTGTTCTCGGCGAAATGAAAATAGAAGAAATTTTAGGCAAAGTCGAATATTTTGATTATTGCCAAAATTGGACCTGGATGTGCGTTGTCACAGTTGATATTGATACTCTGGAGGGTACTTCATATACGGAAAAAGATAAAGAGATAGTTCTTTTTACTATTAATAATATTGTAAACGAAATTATGCCTGGCAATAAATGCTTAAGTCCCCTGGTTGTCAATTCCTTGCAGGTAACAATTATAGGAACCGAACAAGATTCGAAGATAACATTTATGAACTATGTTTATTCATTGGCGGAGGCGCTGCAAAAGTCTATTGGAAATTACCTTGGCGTTAAGGTAAGCATAGGCATAAGCAGACCATTTGGCAAATTTGAAAGCGTAAATACAGCATATCAGGAAAGTATTGAAGCTTTAAAACATAAAATATTGCTTGGGCAGGAAATGATAATTTTTTATGATGATATCAGGAATAATTCAAAACAGGTTCCCGAATATCCTGTTCAAATAGAATCGGATTTAATCAATGCATTGCAAGCAGGCGATATACAAAAAGCAAACCATTATCTTAAGCAGTTTATTAATGAAATCTTTGAAAGCAATTTAAATTACCTGGACTATCAAGTTCGCATAGGAAAGCTTCTAAGCGAGCTTGCATTTATTATAGTCAAAGAGGGAGAATCAATCCAAGCAATATATAATAAACAAACTTTTTTGTATGGGAGGCTTGTCGAGTCAAAAACCAGAGAAGAACTTGAAACCTGGCTTAGGCATGAAATTATTGAACCCATTGCCAGGTTAATTAAAGAAAAAAGATCGGCGCATGGAAAGAAAATATCCGATGAAATAACAAAGATAATTCATAATGAGTTTGATACTGACCTAACGCTTGATATGTGCGCGAAACGTTTATACTACAGTCCGCAATATGTAAGCAGGGTTTTTTACAATGAGACAGGCATGAGTTTCAGCGAATATTTAAAGCAGTATCGAATTGAAATAGCAAAGAAATGGCTGGAACAAGGCAACATGAAAATATCCGATATAGCCGAGAGACTAAGATATGCAAATTCACAAAATTTTATTCGCTGTTTTAAGAAACATGTTGGTTTAACTCCCGGTGAATACCGTGAAAAATGTAAGAAAGCATTAATTGGAAATACAAATAAAGTGGTATATACTGCATGA
- a CDS encoding carbohydrate ABC transporter permease gives MAIYKKSLGEKVFDIFNIAILTIYALACAIPFIHVLSGSFTAGHLITGKEIILIPKKFTLENYRFAFTVGPILMGLKSSLILTVFGTMFELAGPISMAYPLAHKDLVGRNFITWMIIIAMFTSGGLIPTYLLIRALGLLNTYWALFIPQAVGITNIIYFRNFFSNIPKEIEESALLDGANDLYILVKIILPLSVPVIATFTLFIAVGNWNAFFGPLIYLNDYKKWPIQVILRQITLTAQIMTDTGYSAYSGYAEDEMPTPEAVKLAVIIIATGPIILLYPLLQKHFVKGIIVGSLKG, from the coding sequence ATGGCGATTTATAAAAAATCACTGGGCGAAAAGGTTTTTGATATTTTTAATATAGCAATTTTAACTATTTATGCTTTAGCATGTGCGATACCTTTCATCCATGTATTAAGCGGATCATTTACTGCCGGTCACCTCATTACTGGGAAGGAAATTATATTGATACCCAAGAAATTTACACTTGAAAATTATAGATTTGCCTTCACCGTAGGCCCAATTTTAATGGGTTTGAAATCATCCCTGATTTTAACTGTATTCGGAACTATGTTCGAACTGGCAGGACCGATCAGCATGGCTTATCCGCTTGCGCACAAGGATTTGGTGGGCAGAAATTTTATTACCTGGATGATAATAATTGCAATGTTTACCAGCGGGGGCTTGATTCCTACTTATTTATTAATAAGGGCATTGGGGTTGCTGAATACGTATTGGGCATTGTTTATTCCGCAAGCCGTAGGCATTACCAATATAATATACTTTAGAAATTTTTTCAGCAACATTCCAAAGGAGATTGAGGAATCGGCATTGCTGGACGGCGCCAACGACCTTTATATTCTTGTAAAAATAATCCTTCCGCTGTCGGTACCTGTAATTGCGACTTTTACGCTTTTTATAGCAGTTGGTAATTGGAATGCATTTTTTGGGCCATTGATATATTTAAATGATTATAAAAAGTGGCCTATCCAGGTGATATTGCGGCAAATCACTCTCACGGCGCAGATAATGACTGATACAGGCTACAGCGCGTATTCCGGGTATGCGGAAGATGAAATGCCTACGCCCGAAGCGGTAAAATTGGCAGTAATTATAATTGCCACGGGGCCGATAATTCTTTTGTATCCCTTACTGCAGAAACATTTTGTAAAAGGTATTATAGTTGGCTCATTAAAAGGATAA
- a CDS encoding sugar phosphate isomerase/epimerase — MEYYLFPKYFNHLKIEELMELCAEYEINGPTALIRDGYWLSLDNFMHELPNYIKAAEKYKLKVKYAEVPYSMLHLIENPDILTILSENGIRFVRVGYVKRNTTDARNLYEFTRSLTEKITDVAEKSNIKVIIQLHGGCYPHNATSAYPLVKGLDPNFIGIKIDPGNNYNQEGYEDFAYQISLLNEYIGALGAKDACSLRITKSEQDDKGWKTFFVPAFEGQSNYNKIFTELKKIGYNGPIILMPFYDTDNFNLLLAKFKKEVNYFKNIEKLTSITNEDKT, encoded by the coding sequence ATGGAGTATTATTTATTTCCGAAATATTTTAACCATTTAAAAATAGAAGAACTGATGGAGCTATGTGCAGAATATGAGATTAACGGCCCTACCGCGTTAATAAGGGATGGATACTGGCTTTCGCTGGACAACTTTATGCACGAGTTGCCGAATTATATCAAAGCTGCTGAAAAATACAAGCTCAAGGTGAAATATGCGGAAGTGCCGTATAGTATGCTGCATCTTATAGAAAACCCGGACATTCTTACAATTCTTTCCGAGAATGGTATTCGTTTTGTACGTGTTGGTTATGTTAAAAGAAATACAACAGATGCAAGAAATCTGTATGAATTTACTAGAAGTTTAACGGAGAAAATTACAGATGTCGCAGAAAAAAGTAATATTAAAGTAATTATTCAACTTCACGGCGGCTGTTATCCACATAACGCTACTTCAGCATACCCCCTTGTGAAGGGATTGGATCCAAATTTTATTGGTATTAAAATTGACCCAGGAAACAATTATAACCAGGAAGGTTATGAAGATTTTGCATATCAGATAAGTTTACTAAATGAGTATATTGGAGCATTAGGAGCAAAAGATGCTTGCAGTTTGCGTATAACCAAATCCGAACAGGATGATAAAGGATGGAAAACATTTTTTGTACCAGCTTTCGAAGGACAAAGCAATTATAACAAAATATTTACTGAACTTAAAAAAATTGGCTATAATGGACCAATCATTTTAATGCCATTTTATGATACTGATAATTTTAACTTACTTTTAGCAAAATTCAAAAAGGAGGTTAATTATTTTAAAAATATAGAAAAGTTAACTTCAATTACAAATGAAGATAAAACCTGA
- a CDS encoding extracellular solute-binding protein, protein MKSNVKKYLKAGTIMLIILCLASFVFNGCVVKQTEVKQTEGEGKTVETTAEEQKKPIKITVMSSYDSAEPPNVDTPIVLEIEKRLNADFDINWIPTSVWDERLNVTLASGDLPMVLFAKKTPTIMTAALSGAFWEINPYLDKYNFLKGIPKVTIEGDSIKGTYYGISRLRDLARSCVTYREDWLEALGLKKPETLDEFYEMLRAFAHDDPDKNGKNDTIGFLEDGRLWIVEDLAIWLGAPNFYMVTEDGKFIPSHETKEYLEALKFIKRLYDEKILNEDFAILPKSNRDTFIHSGKVGAFFGAVSNFKADTEKTRKNDPNAKWDAIIKLGLNRTRAWDAGSLGMYVFTKSGIKTQQELEQVLAIFDKMMSDPEIVTLISYGIKDVDYVIEDGCIVRKSAKINNGNFNLLECGKKVKLQIQVKKDESDLRAEKYLEENEKNAVGNPAFPLTSQTYLEKGGDLDPLRKDAKINFIMGEIDEAGWKAFCEKWRKEGGNDVLAEYEAEYAEYAKKK, encoded by the coding sequence ATGAAAAGCAATGTAAAGAAGTATTTAAAAGCAGGAACAATTATGCTTATCATCTTATGCCTTGCATCTTTTGTTTTCAATGGCTGCGTTGTAAAGCAAACCGAAGTGAAGCAAACAGAAGGCGAGGGCAAAACGGTAGAGACAACTGCCGAAGAGCAGAAAAAACCTATCAAAATCACTGTTATGAGTTCATATGATTCGGCTGAACCTCCAAATGTAGATACGCCTATAGTCTTAGAAATAGAAAAAAGACTTAATGCTGATTTTGATATTAACTGGATACCGACAAGCGTATGGGACGAAAGGCTAAATGTTACCTTGGCTTCAGGGGACCTGCCCATGGTATTGTTCGCAAAAAAGACGCCAACCATCATGACGGCTGCCCTTTCCGGGGCTTTTTGGGAAATAAATCCTTACCTGGATAAATATAATTTCCTGAAAGGAATCCCAAAGGTTACTATCGAGGGAGATTCCATAAAGGGTACTTATTACGGTATTTCCCGTTTAAGGGATCTTGCCCGTTCATGTGTGACTTACCGAGAAGACTGGCTTGAAGCTCTTGGACTAAAGAAACCGGAAACATTAGATGAATTTTATGAAATGCTTAGAGCCTTTGCTCATGACGATCCTGATAAAAATGGTAAGAATGATACTATTGGGTTTTTGGAAGATGGCCGTCTTTGGATAGTGGAAGACTTGGCAATATGGCTCGGAGCGCCTAATTTTTACATGGTTACGGAAGATGGGAAATTTATTCCTTCCCATGAAACAAAAGAATATTTGGAAGCATTAAAATTCATAAAGAGACTTTACGATGAAAAAATCTTAAACGAAGATTTTGCAATTTTGCCGAAATCAAATAGAGACACTTTTATACATAGTGGCAAGGTCGGAGCGTTTTTTGGTGCTGTCAGCAATTTCAAGGCTGACACAGAAAAGACACGTAAAAACGACCCTAATGCGAAATGGGACGCGATAATAAAACTTGGATTAAACCGTACCAGGGCTTGGGACGCAGGTTCGCTGGGAATGTATGTGTTTACAAAGAGCGGCATTAAGACGCAGCAAGAGTTGGAACAGGTTTTGGCCATATTTGATAAGATGATGTCAGACCCGGAAATTGTTACCTTGATTAGCTACGGAATTAAAGACGTCGACTATGTCATAGAAGACGGCTGTATTGTACGGAAGTCCGCTAAAATTAACAACGGCAACTTCAATTTACTTGAATGCGGCAAAAAAGTCAAGCTTCAAATACAAGTGAAGAAAGATGAGTCTGATTTAAGAGCAGAAAAATACCTTGAAGAAAATGAGAAAAATGCTGTTGGTAATCCTGCTTTTCCTTTAACTTCCCAGACCTACTTAGAAAAAGGCGGTGACCTGGACCCGCTGAGAAAGGATGCCAAGATAAATTTCATAATGGGAGAAATCGACGAAGCCGGATGGAAAGCATTTTGCGAAAAATGGCGCAAAGAGGGCGGGAATGATGTATTGGCAGAATATGAAGCAGAATATGCAGAATACGCAAAAAAGAAATGA
- a CDS encoding alpha-mannosidase: protein MGNKYARTNYTELCKQELEKLNIREGIDITFHMVHMNHLDMIWYWRLPDTIEMCLETIKWNVELLETQPDAKYTHAQVFTLKVIEELDKELFERFKKLVRQGRIEIDSGQVVEPDHNIPCGESIVRQFLYGQRYVKKHFGDYARICINSDSFGHSRSLPQILKKCGIDAFIFKRPVQSVADLPEVPFTWKGIDGTAIFAMRFNNKGNGLPNLSKGTQLKEDENPLQLKVDLNLSAGISDFFGPHCISDAGGVAPYVEPCKGERYTLKYSTPSEFYNSLMEKKPVLNVMDVPLNRGMEGCYTTHIGEKENLRRAERELRQVELLWSLAALLGYGYPYGALESNWWRFSLMQFHDALPGSTSDKAYNDDMAVYHELFLNMKMLRRKAQLILDKEYVQGSYLRSFLVVNPRMLHSGGIVETDIDMMINRDDPGDEPNSMRVPKSGILKTLSGAFTPYQIIEERTYQRYVRGRIIFDAGNLPPFMPEQFNMAKPGESSQIGNGSINFKSFVKAEGTIIENEYLKVDTGGPGIIRSILKKTSGYEYLKSVSSAVRIELWPEPRGDCYSLGIDGHRYYAMPEGEITLLENGPVRATLRKEYRWGKSKFITDISLYAGHEWVELRLKIDWNEKETLARLCIEPNLNEVTYRKYGIPFGCETATGKEIEIPVVGWAAIGNEDIGMAIIDRDRPGHTFVEDMLRVSIVRCSTRPFDPCSDSGEINACFRIVPYEGGFETSGIPAIADEFCHPALAWQACCKNSKDSSYGMPFPPFWLDGDGIITSSFKVSENKDGYILRLYESLGKISKTVINLSEKLYECKIYETNLLEEEEKKLNVKNNKVEVIFMPFEIKTLLFKTAMKIPPMKEYNHESVFWQEVNKINNNVI, encoded by the coding sequence ATGGGAAATAAATATGCAAGAACTAATTATACTGAATTATGCAAGCAAGAACTTGAAAAATTAAATATACGCGAAGGAATTGATATAACTTTTCACATGGTTCATATGAATCACCTGGATATGATATGGTACTGGCGCTTGCCTGATACAATAGAAATGTGCCTTGAGACAATAAAATGGAATGTAGAATTGTTGGAGACACAGCCCGATGCCAAGTACACACATGCCCAAGTTTTTACACTAAAGGTAATTGAAGAATTAGACAAGGAACTATTTGAAAGGTTTAAAAAGCTTGTAAGGCAAGGAAGGATAGAAATTGATAGTGGTCAGGTCGTAGAACCGGACCATAACATACCATGCGGGGAATCTATTGTACGACAGTTTCTCTATGGTCAGCGATATGTAAAAAAGCATTTCGGGGATTATGCAAGAATATGCATAAATTCCGACAGTTTTGGACATTCAAGAAGTCTCCCACAAATTCTTAAAAAGTGCGGCATAGATGCTTTTATATTCAAGCGCCCCGTCCAAAGTGTAGCAGATTTACCCGAGGTTCCATTTACTTGGAAAGGTATTGATGGTACGGCAATATTTGCTATGCGTTTTAACAATAAGGGGAATGGATTGCCAAATCTTTCAAAAGGAACACAGCTAAAAGAGGACGAAAATCCTTTACAGTTAAAAGTTGACTTGAATCTTTCAGCAGGTATTAGTGATTTCTTTGGACCGCATTGCATTTCTGATGCAGGTGGAGTAGCGCCTTATGTGGAACCTTGCAAAGGCGAGAGGTATACTTTAAAATACAGCACTCCTTCAGAATTTTACAATTCACTAATGGAAAAAAAGCCAGTGTTAAATGTTATGGATGTGCCACTGAATCGAGGAATGGAGGGTTGTTATACAACGCATATAGGCGAAAAGGAAAACTTGAGACGTGCAGAAAGAGAATTAAGACAAGTGGAGCTACTTTGGTCGCTTGCTGCGTTACTTGGGTATGGCTACCCTTATGGAGCATTAGAATCAAATTGGTGGAGGTTTAGCTTGATGCAGTTTCATGATGCATTGCCAGGTTCGACATCCGATAAGGCGTACAATGATGATATGGCGGTTTATCACGAACTTTTCTTAAATATGAAAATGTTAAGACGCAAGGCCCAGCTTATATTGGATAAGGAGTATGTTCAGGGAAGCTACCTAAGATCATTTTTGGTTGTTAATCCTAGGATGTTACATTCCGGGGGAATTGTGGAGACAGATATTGATATGATGATTAACCGTGATGACCCCGGCGATGAGCCAAATAGTATGAGGGTTCCTAAAAGTGGTATATTAAAAACTCTATCTGGAGCATTTACTCCATATCAAATAATTGAGGAAAGAACTTATCAGCGGTATGTAAGGGGGAGAATAATATTTGATGCTGGTAATCTTCCTCCATTTATGCCTGAACAATTTAATATGGCAAAACCTGGTGAAAGCAGCCAAATAGGTAATGGTAGCATAAATTTTAAGTCCTTTGTTAAAGCGGAAGGAACAATAATCGAAAATGAATATTTAAAAGTAGATACAGGCGGACCAGGAATTATACGCTCCATACTTAAGAAAACCAGTGGGTACGAGTATCTGAAAAGTGTAAGTTCAGCGGTGAGAATTGAGTTATGGCCTGAGCCCAGGGGTGATTGTTACAGCCTTGGAATAGATGGGCACAGGTATTATGCCATGCCGGAAGGAGAAATTACTTTACTTGAAAATGGGCCGGTAAGGGCTACATTACGCAAAGAATACCGGTGGGGCAAATCCAAATTTATAACTGACATTTCACTTTATGCGGGGCATGAGTGGGTGGAACTTAGGTTAAAAATTGATTGGAATGAAAAGGAAACATTGGCAAGGCTCTGTATAGAACCAAATCTTAATGAAGTAACCTACAGGAAATATGGAATACCGTTTGGTTGTGAGACTGCAACGGGAAAAGAAATAGAGATACCAGTTGTTGGATGGGCTGCTATAGGAAATGAAGATATAGGAATGGCAATAATTGATAGGGATAGGCCGGGTCATACATTTGTTGAAGATATGCTGAGAGTTTCGATCGTACGATGTTCAACCCGACCTTTTGACCCATGTTCTGATAGCGGGGAAATAAATGCATGTTTTAGAATAGTGCCTTATGAAGGTGGTTTTGAAACTTCAGGGATTCCTGCAATAGCGGATGAATTTTGCCATCCTGCCCTTGCATGGCAGGCTTGCTGTAAAAATAGTAAAGATAGCAGTTATGGAATGCCTTTCCCGCCTTTTTGGCTAGACGGAGACGGAATTATAACTTCCTCTTTCAAAGTATCGGAAAATAAAGATGGGTATATACTTAGACTTTATGAATCCCTTGGAAAGATTTCGAAGACAGTGATTAACCTCAGCGAAAAACTTTATGAATGTAAAATATATGAGACAAATCTACTTGAAGAAGAAGAAAAGAAATTGAATGTGAAAAATAATAAGGTTGAAGTTATATTTATGCCGTTTGAAATTAAAACACTATTGTTTAAAACAGCAATGAAGATACCCCCTATGAAGGAATATAACCACGAATCCGTATTCTGGCAGGAAGTAAATAAAATTAATAATAATGTTATCTGA
- a CDS encoding 5-deoxy-glucuronate isomerase, translated as MALEIGLSGQMFDNYTIWDHLMAAADFGYKSVELRSTHVNPSCNKEELDKIKEFLLMKKLKVGCLSCFTGNYGLLTDAECIGAFNVFKEYIKLAVFFESEMIRVWPAWQESSAAPPEIWERAAKWMKKSCEYAAEYGKKLVMEMHHGTLCDSVDSSLKLLNMINCDNVGVTLDPVNLYQVPADYSYESIKKLGSKIFNVHIKDIIELPSDSYPYCFKYSYYVQHIGRFTKVIPPKNKQERFFSHRRINHGGIDWREVLTALKKINYTGYLIVESVCENNKDMPSGRKLAEVCYKDVLQVQEIRQPRTEEWKVPSPSVEGFHEVVSPKKTKCEYAYMYRLNLPERKEYILNSGKLEMNAVLINGKCSIKSDKLEECMHKFDSFYIPGKTSIKIAALENCTFYIGAAECNGIGKEFFRKYEKELPFGEIRQIHGNGISKREVYFTLNPEISASRLICGITWGGNGSWTSWPPHQHGEYLEEIYCYFDMPPPGFGMHLVYCKPGRTDEITVHIVKDGDVVIMPYGYHPTVAAPGTRNTYFWILAAKKPEFRRYDLSEPDECFK; from the coding sequence GTGGCTCTTGAAATAGGCTTATCGGGACAAATGTTTGATAACTATACGATTTGGGATCATCTTATGGCTGCGGCTGATTTCGGTTATAAAAGTGTCGAATTAAGAAGTACGCATGTAAATCCATCTTGTAATAAAGAAGAGCTTGATAAAATAAAGGAATTCCTTTTAATGAAGAAATTAAAGGTAGGCTGTCTTTCATGCTTTACCGGTAACTATGGTTTACTAACTGATGCAGAGTGTATTGGAGCCTTTAATGTATTCAAGGAATATATTAAACTTGCTGTATTTTTTGAGAGTGAAATGATAAGAGTATGGCCAGCGTGGCAAGAATCGAGCGCTGCGCCTCCGGAAATATGGGAAAGAGCAGCCAAATGGATGAAAAAATCATGTGAATATGCAGCTGAATACGGTAAAAAGCTTGTTATGGAAATGCATCATGGCACATTGTGCGACAGTGTTGATAGTAGTCTAAAGCTTTTAAACATGATTAACTGTGATAATGTCGGTGTTACTCTTGATCCGGTGAATTTATACCAGGTACCTGCTGATTATTCATATGAGTCAATTAAAAAACTTGGAAGCAAAATATTTAATGTTCACATCAAAGATATTATAGAGCTTCCTTCTGATAGTTACCCATATTGTTTTAAATACTCGTATTATGTACAACATATAGGAAGATTTACAAAAGTAATACCGCCGAAAAACAAACAGGAGAGATTTTTTTCCCATAGAAGGATCAATCATGGTGGGATTGATTGGAGAGAAGTGTTGACAGCTCTGAAGAAAATTAATTATACGGGTTATTTAATTGTCGAAAGTGTATGTGAGAATAATAAAGATATGCCATCAGGTAGAAAACTTGCAGAAGTATGTTATAAAGATGTTCTACAGGTTCAAGAAATCCGTCAGCCTAGGACAGAAGAATGGAAGGTACCATCTCCTAGTGTGGAAGGCTTTCACGAAGTTGTTTCTCCGAAAAAAACCAAATGTGAATATGCTTATATGTACAGACTTAATCTTCCCGAAAGAAAAGAATATATTTTGAACTCAGGTAAACTTGAAATGAATGCTGTGCTTATAAATGGGAAATGCAGTATTAAATCTGATAAACTTGAGGAGTGTATGCATAAATTCGATAGTTTCTATATTCCCGGCAAAACAAGTATTAAGATAGCTGCTTTGGAAAATTGTACTTTTTACATAGGTGCTGCCGAATGCAATGGCATTGGCAAAGAATTTTTCAGAAAATATGAGAAAGAACTTCCTTTTGGAGAAATACGTCAGATACATGGCAACGGAATAAGTAAAAGGGAGGTCTATTTTACACTTAATCCGGAGATATCTGCTTCCCGCCTTATATGCGGAATAACTTGGGGAGGGAATGGATCATGGACGAGCTGGCCGCCTCACCAACACGGAGAATATTTGGAAGAAATTTACTGCTATTTTGATATGCCTCCACCAGGATTTGGTATGCATCTTGTTTATTGCAAACCGGGAAGAACTGATGAAATTACAGTACATATTGTTAAAGATGGGGATGTGGTGATAATGCCATATGGATATCATCCTACGGTTGCAGCGCCCGGAACGAGAAATACGTATTTTTGGATACTTGCTGCAAAAAAACCGGAATTTAGAAGATATGACCTTTCAGAACCTGATGAATGCTTTAAATGA